The Bacillota bacterium region GATGTGCGGTTCAGCCTGGTCAGGCTTCCCCCGGCCAAAGAAGTACCTGTGCAGGCGGACATCCAGGGGCAGCCTCCGCTGGGGTACCGGCTGCGCGAGGTGGTGGTGAGTCCTTCCCGCATCAGGGTACGGGCCCCCCAGGAGCGGCTGGATGCCCTGGAATGGGTGAGCACGCGCCCGGTTTCTCTGGAAGGGCTGAGCGGGGATACCGAGCGGGAGGTCGCGGTAGCCCTGCCCGCGGGCGTGGTGATGGCCGACCCCCCGACCGTGCTGGTCTACCTGCAGATAGTGGAAGACGTGGGTGACAAGGAATTCCCCGGCCTGGGCGTGGCCGTGCGCAACCTTCCCCAGGGGATGACGGCCTCCTGCCAGCCTGCCCAGGTGAAGGTCACCGTGCGCGCGCGCAAGGACCTGCTGGAGGGCCTGAGCCCCAAGGCCTGGGTGGACGGCAGTGGCGAAGCCGGGGAACGGCGAGTAACCGTGCAGGTGGAGGTACCCCCGGGTGTGGAAATCATGGGGGTGGACCCGGCCGAGGTGACCCTCACCACCACAAGGTAGTAGCCGGATGCATCGCCGCGTGCACGGGGACGCGGGGTCTGCTTGCGCGACGCGGGGCATCTGCGCGGACGCGGCGCTGTGAGGGAGGCCCCCGTGACCGGCAACGCAATAGGTTGGTGAATATTATGGAGGAAGAAGCGAGGGGGTCTGGTTGCTCTTCGGAACTGACGGGGTGCGCGGGATAGCGAATGTGGAACTCACTCCGGAGCTGGCCTTCCGCGTGGGGCGGGCGGCCGCGGCCGTACTGGCGGGAGGAGGCCGTCCCCGTTTCGCGGTGGGAAGGGACACCCGCCTGTCGGGGCACCTCTTGCAGAGTGCCCTGGTGGCCGGTATGCTTTCCGCGGGAGCGGACGTGCTGGACCTGGGGGTGATCACCACCCCCGGGGTGGCATACCTCACCCGGCACCTGGGTTGCCAGGGCGGAGCCGTGGTTTCCGCTTCCCACAATCCCGCCGAGTACAACGGGATCAAACTCATCTCGGCTGAGGGGTACAAGTTCCCCGATGAGGTGGAGGAGAAGATCGAAGCCCTCGTCCTGGGTGCGGACAGTCTGCCCCGCCCGGCCGGAAGCGGAGTGGGCCGGCTGGAAGATGCGCGCGCGGCGCGCGGGCAGTACATAGAGTACCTGGTGGGTACTGTCCCGGGAGCTTTGCCCGCCCTGCCGGTGGTGGTGGATTGCGCCAACGGGGCCACTGCGGACCTGGCTCCGCAGGTGCTGGGGCGGGTGGGCGCCCGGGTGACGGCCATCAATGTGGAGCCGGACGGGCTGAACATCAATGCGGGATGCGGCTCCACCCACCCGCAGGGCCTGGCGCGCGAGGTGGTGGAGCGGGGGGCTCAGGCGGGGGTGGCCCACGATGGCGACGGTGATCGCACCATCGCCGTGGATGAGAAGGGCCAGGTAGTGGACGGGGATGCCATCATGGGCATCCTGGCCCGGGCGTTGCAGCGGGAAGGACGCCTGCGCGGCGGAGCCGTGGTGGGGACGGTGATGTCGAACCTGGGCCTGGAGGTGTTCCTGCGCCAGGCGGGGCTGGGCCTGGTGCGCACCCCCGTGGGCGACCGCTACGTCCTGGAGGAGATGCTGCGGGGCGGGTACAGCCTGGGCGGTGAGCAATCGGGCCACATCATCTTCCTGGACCACGCCACCACCGGTGACGGCATGCTCACGGCCCTGCAACTTCTGTGGGCCCTGGCTCGCTCGGGTGAGAGCCTCTCTGCGCTGGCGGGGCGCATCCCCCGTTACCCCCAGGTGCTCCGCAACGTGAGGCTGCCCAACGGGATGCGCTATCGCCCCACGCCTCGCATCGAGGAGGCCCTGCGGGAAGCCAGGGAGGCACTGGGGGAACGCGGAAGGGTCCTGGTCCGTCCTTCTGGGACGGAGCCCCTGGTGCGTATCATGGTCGAGGGCGTGGACGGGGAGGAGGTGGCCCGGGCGGCAGGCATGCTGGAGGAGGTGATCGCCGGGGAACTTCTGAACAGCACAGCGTGATAGCCATGATTGGTGCAGGCCAGGAGCGCCAGGGCTTCCCACTCCGGGAAGTCGACGAGGATGGGGTTGATCGAAAGGTTCGGCGGATGCCCCACGGTTGACCACGACCGATAGAGGCCTCACAAATCCCAGGAGCGATCCCGGGGACAAAAGGGCCGGGTGGTGAAAGGAGAAGAGGATGTGTGGAATAGTGGGCTACGTGGGCCCGCGGCCCGCGTTGCCTGTGCTGTTGCATGGACTGGCCCGCCTGGAGTACCGGGGATATGATTCGGCGGGAGTGGCGGTGCTGGACAGGGGTACGGTGCGAACCTGCAAACGGGAGGGCAGGCTTTCCCACCTGGAGGGGGCACTTCAGCCCTACCTCAAGGAGTTATCCGCCGGGCGGGACGGTGAGCGAGTACAACTGGGCATCGGGCACACGCGGTGGGCTACCCACGGTGTTCCCTCGGACGAAAACGCCCATCCCCATGGGGACTGCAGCGGACGTTTCTGGGTGGTCCACAACGGGATCATCGAGAACTACCGTGAGTTGAAGGCAGAACTGGAAGCGCAGGGACACGTATTCCGTTCCCAGACGGACACCGAGGTGGTTCCCCACCTCATCGAGAGTTTGTATGAGGGCGACTTCCCCCGGGCGGTGGCGGCTGCTGCCCGCCGCCTGCGGGGGTCTTACGCCCTGGCCGTCATGTCGGCTCTCCACCCCGGCATGCTGGTAGGGGTGAGGCAGGAGAGCCCCCTGGTGGTGGGGCTGGGGGACGGCGAGAACTTCCTCGCTTCCGACGTCCCCGCGCTGCTGGAGTACACCAGGCGTACCTACATCCTGGACGAGGGGGAGATGGCGGTACTGACCCCCACCGGGGTGGAGGTAACCGATCACAGCGGGCGGCGGCTGACCAAGGAAGTGTTCCAGGTAACCTGGGACGCCAGCATGGCCCAGAAAGGTGGCTACCCGCACTTCATGCTCAAGGAGATTCACGAGCAGCCCCAGGCCCTGCGGCAGACGCTGGCCTCCCGCCTGGGCGAGGACGGGGAAGTGCGCGCCGAAGAGGAGGCCCTCGATCCCGCCTGGCTGGGGAAGTTCCGCCGCGTGCATCTGGTGGCGTGCGGCACTGCCTACCACGCGGGGCTGGTGGGCAAGTACCTGCTCGAGGGGTTGGCCCGCCTGCCGGCCGAGGCCGAACTGGCTTCTGAATTCCGTTACCGCCAGCCCCTGGTGGACGGGGATACGCTGGTGGTGGTCATCAGCCAGTCCGGTGAGACCGCCGACACCCGGGCTGCCCTGCGGGAGGCCCGCGCCCGGGGGGCGGGCGTCCTGGCCATCGTCAACGTGGTGGGGAGTTCCATCGCGCGGGAAGCGGAGCGGGTGCTGTACACCTGGGCGGGGCCGGAGATAGCGGTGGCGTCCACCAAGGCGTACTCCTGCCAGGTGGCGGCGCTCACCCTCCTGGCCCTGCACCTGGGCCACCTGCGCGGCACCTTGTCGCCGGACGAGGTGCGGCGTCTGGGCAGGCTCCTGCGCAGCCTGCCCGCGCAGGTCGAGGAAGTGCTGGCCGGCGCCGGCCGCGTCGAGCAGGTGGCCCGCCAGGTGGCCGGGCACCAGGATGTGTTCTTCATCGGCCGGGGCCTCGATTACGCCGTGGCCCAGGAAGCGCAACTGAAGCTGAAGGAGATCTCCTACATCCACGCCGAGGCGTACGCGGCCGGGGAACTCAAGCACGGTACCCTTGCCCTGGTGGTACAGGATACTCCCGTGGTGGCCCTTGCCACCCAGCGTGCCCTGTGGGCCAAGACCATGTCCAACGTGGAGGAGGTGCGTGCTCGGGGCGCCCGCGTGTATCTCTTCACCCCCGCTCCCCTGGCCGCCCAGGCGGCCGCACTCCATGAAACCCAACCTGCTGGATCGGGCGGTCCTCCGGGGCAGGTGGCACAGCCGGGACACGGTGTCGAGGTGGTGCCGCTGCCGCCGGTCGACGAATGGCTGGCTCCCGTGGTGGCTGTCGTCCCTATGCAACTTTTGGCCTATCACGCGGCGGTGGCCCGCGGCTGCGACGTGGACAAACCCCGCAACCTGGCCAAAAGCGTCACCGTGGAATGACTCGCCGGCAGCGGCGAGTTGCAGCGCAGAAACCAAGCCCAGGCGCAAATCGAGGGGGCGGCAGCCAGCCTGGTTGCCGCCCCCGCACCTGCCGGCACCCGGGCGAAGGAAAAAGGGGTGGGGGGGAAGAATAACCAGGGGATGCTGGGTATAGGCCTTGACGTGGTCCGGGTGGGGCGGTGGCGTCGCCTGCTCCGGCGGTACGGGGAACGTATCATATCGCGCCTTTTCACCCCCGAGGAGCTGGACCAGTGCCGCGGCCGCCGTGCCGCCGAGCGTTTGGCCGGGCGGTGGGCGGCCAAGGAAGCTGTAGCCAAGGCTCTTGGTTGCCGTCCCGGACCCTGGCGCGACGTGGTGGTGTTGCGTGGTCGCGACGGCGTTCCCCGGGCGGTGCTCCGGGGGGCGTGGGAGCGAGCGGCGCGAGAGCGGGGGGTCAGATCTTTGCGGATTTCGCTTAGCCACGAGGAGGATGTGGCAGTTGCGGTGGCCCTGGCGCTCGCCGAGCCCGGCGATACCCGTGCGGTGAAGGAGCAATGAAGGCGGTCACCGGCGCCGAAATGCGGGAAATCGACCGGCTCGCCCAGGAAGAGGCCGCCATCCCGGGCCTGGTGCTGATGGAGAACGCAGGCCGGGCGGTTTTTGGACAGGCCCGGGAGATGCTCGGGATTCTGCCGGGGCGCCGGGTGCTGGTGCTGTGCGGCAAGGGCAACAACGGCGGGGACGGTCTGGTGGTGGCCCGGCACCTTTGCCATCACGGGGCGGAAGTGAAGGTCCTGGTAAGCGCCCTCCCGGACGAAGTCAAAGGGGATGCCGCTGCCAACCTGGCCATGGCGCGGGCGGAACAGGCGCTGGCGGGGAGCCATCTCAGTCTGGGTTTTCTGTCCGGGTCGGGATGGCAGGACGAGTTGGCGGGCGAGCTGGCTAGAGCGGACCTGGTGGTGGATGCCCTGCTGGGGACTGGCATCCAGGGGGGCGCCCGCGGTCCCGTGGCCCAGATCATCGAGGCGGTGAACCGGGCCGGGCGCCCGGTACTGAGCGTGGACGTGCCTTCCGGCCTGGATGCCGATACGGGGGCGGTGAGCGGGCCCTGCGTGAGAGCCCGGGTAACCGTGACCCTGGGCCTCCCCAAGGTGGGCCTGCTCGTCTACCCGGGGGCGGAGTATGCCGGCCGGGTGGTAGTTGCCGACATCGGTATCCCCCCCGGGCTGATAGACCGAGTGCACCCTCAGGTGGAACTGCTGGAAGAGGAGCAGGTGGCCGCCTGGTTGCCCCCGCGTCCTGCGGCCGCCCACAAGGGCACCTTCGGACACCTGTGGGTGGTGGCAGGTTCCCAGGGGATGGTGGGGGCGGCAAAGATGGCCGCCATGGCGGGTTTGCGCGGGGGTGCAGGGCTGGTGACCCTCGCCCTGCCCGTGAGGCAGCAGCCGGTGGTGGCGGCAGGGTTGTCCGAAGTCATGACCCGGGGTTTGCCGGAGGAAGAGGGGATGCTCAGCGCTTCCGCCCTGGAGGTGCTCATGGAAGCCGGCCGGGGAGTGGAGGCATGGGCCATAGGCCCCGGGCTGGGGCGTTCCCCCGGGGTGGCCACCCTGGTGCGCGATTTCGTGCGCTGGTGCCCGGCCCCCC contains the following coding sequences:
- the glmM gene encoding phosphoglucosamine mutase, producing the protein MLFGTDGVRGIANVELTPELAFRVGRAAAAVLAGGGRPRFAVGRDTRLSGHLLQSALVAGMLSAGADVLDLGVITTPGVAYLTRHLGCQGGAVVSASHNPAEYNGIKLISAEGYKFPDEVEEKIEALVLGADSLPRPAGSGVGRLEDARAARGQYIEYLVGTVPGALPALPVVVDCANGATADLAPQVLGRVGARVTAINVEPDGLNINAGCGSTHPQGLAREVVERGAQAGVAHDGDGDRTIAVDEKGQVVDGDAIMGILARALQREGRLRGGAVVGTVMSNLGLEVFLRQAGLGLVRTPVGDRYVLEEMLRGGYSLGGEQSGHIIFLDHATTGDGMLTALQLLWALARSGESLSALAGRIPRYPQVLRNVRLPNGMRYRPTPRIEEALREAREALGERGRVLVRPSGTEPLVRIMVEGVDGEEVARAAGMLEEVIAGELLNSTA
- the glmS gene encoding glutamine--fructose-6-phosphate transaminase (isomerizing), producing the protein MCGIVGYVGPRPALPVLLHGLARLEYRGYDSAGVAVLDRGTVRTCKREGRLSHLEGALQPYLKELSAGRDGERVQLGIGHTRWATHGVPSDENAHPHGDCSGRFWVVHNGIIENYRELKAELEAQGHVFRSQTDTEVVPHLIESLYEGDFPRAVAAAARRLRGSYALAVMSALHPGMLVGVRQESPLVVGLGDGENFLASDVPALLEYTRRTYILDEGEMAVLTPTGVEVTDHSGRRLTKEVFQVTWDASMAQKGGYPHFMLKEIHEQPQALRQTLASRLGEDGEVRAEEEALDPAWLGKFRRVHLVACGTAYHAGLVGKYLLEGLARLPAEAELASEFRYRQPLVDGDTLVVVISQSGETADTRAALREARARGAGVLAIVNVVGSSIAREAERVLYTWAGPEIAVASTKAYSCQVAALTLLALHLGHLRGTLSPDEVRRLGRLLRSLPAQVEEVLAGAGRVEQVARQVAGHQDVFFIGRGLDYAVAQEAQLKLKEISYIHAEAYAAGELKHGTLALVVQDTPVVALATQRALWAKTMSNVEEVRARGARVYLFTPAPLAAQAAALHETQPAGSGGPPGQVAQPGHGVEVVPLPPVDEWLAPVVAVVPMQLLAYHAAVARGCDVDKPRNLAKSVTVE
- the acpS gene encoding holo-ACP synthase, which gives rise to MGGKNNQGMLGIGLDVVRVGRWRRLLRRYGERIISRLFTPEELDQCRGRRAAERLAGRWAAKEAVAKALGCRPGPWRDVVVLRGRDGVPRAVLRGAWERAARERGVRSLRISLSHEEDVAVAVALALAEPGDTRAVKEQ
- a CDS encoding NAD(P)H-hydrate dehydratase, with product MKAVTGAEMREIDRLAQEEAAIPGLVLMENAGRAVFGQAREMLGILPGRRVLVLCGKGNNGGDGLVVARHLCHHGAEVKVLVSALPDEVKGDAAANLAMARAEQALAGSHLSLGFLSGSGWQDELAGELARADLVVDALLGTGIQGGARGPVAQIIEAVNRAGRPVLSVDVPSGLDADTGAVSGPCVRARVTVTLGLPKVGLLVYPGAEYAGRVVVADIGIPPGLIDRVHPQVELLEEEQVAAWLPPRPAAAHKGTFGHLWVVAGSQGMVGAAKMAAMAGLRGGAGLVTLALPVRQQPVVAAGLSEVMTRGLPEEEGMLSASALEVLMEAGRGVEAWAIGPGLGRSPGVATLVRDFVRWCPAPLVIDADGLWALGSDLLLLREREHPTVLTPHPGEMARLLDTTVAQVQADRVRAAREAARRSGAVVVLKGARSLVVTPAGQVYINPTGNVGMATGGSGDVLTGLVGAFLAQGLPAERAACVGVFLHGLAGDMAAERRGRLSLVAGDILACLPRAARRLELAGRHRARETADMSRA